Genomic DNA from Salinibacter pepae:
ATCGCCGTGTGGAGGCGGTGCAGCATCCACTGCTCCACCAGCTCCAGCTCGTCGAAGGAGCGCTCCCGCTGGTAGTCGCGGACGGGCACGCCGGCGTCGTCCCGGTCCATGAACTGCCCAAAGACGTTAAACGCGTTCCAGATCTTGTTGGCGAAGTTGCGGCCCATCTCGAACTTCGAGGGGGCGAGCTTGATGTCCTGCCCCTGTGCGCAAAGGAGCGTGAGGGTGAAGCGCGTGGCGTCGGCGCCGTACTGGTCCACCATCTCCAGCGGGTCGATGCCGTTGCCCAGGCTCTTGGACATCCACCGGCCCTGCGCGTCCTTCACCATGCCGGTGATGAAGACGTTCTTGAACGGCGGCTCGCCGGTAAACTCGTACCCCGCCATGATCATGCGGGCGATCCAGAAGAAGAGAATGTCGTACCCGCTGACGAGCACGTCGGTCGGGTAGAATTTCTCCAGGTCGTCCGTCTCTTCCGGCCAACCGAGCGTGGCGAACGGCCAGAGCCAGGACGAGAACCACGTGTCGAGCACGTCGGTCTCCTGCACCATCCCCTCCTCCGGCTGGTCGATGCTCACGACGTAGCCCTGGTCGGGGTCCGGCTCGCCCTCCTCGTCGGTGTGGTACCAGACGGGGATGCGGTGGCCCCACCACAGCTGGCGGCTGATGCACCAGTCGCGGATGTTTTCCATCCAGCGGAAGTACTCGTTGGCCCAGCGGTCGGGGAAGAACTCGATCTCGCCCTCGCGCACCGCCTCGATGGCCGGCTCGGCCAGCGGCTCCATCTCCACGAACCACTGCCGCGAGATGAGCGGCTCGATCACTGCCTCCGAGCGCTCGGAGAGGGGGACGTTCATCATGTAGTCTTCCGTCTTCACCAGGAGGCCCTCCCCCTCCAGGTCCTCCACGATCCGGTCGCGGGCGTCGAACCGGTCCATGCCCTCGTAGGGGCCGCCGTGTTCGTTAATCGCGCCCGTCGGGCTCATGATGGTGATTTTCTCGAGGCCGTGGTCCTCTCCAATCTCAAAGTCGGTCTCGTCGTGGGCCGGCGTCACCTTGAGCGCCCCGGTGCCGAAGTCGCTGTCGATCCGCTCGTCGGCGATGATGGGAATTTCGCGCCCCAGGAGCGGCAGAATCGCGGTTTCGCCCACGAGGTGCTCGTACCGCTCGTCGTCGGGGTGCACGGCGATGGCCGTGTCGCCGAGCATCGTCTCGGGGCGGGTCGTGGCGATCGTCAGGGACTCGTCCTCGGCGTCCGCGAGCGGGTACTGGACGTGCCACAGGTGGCCCTCCCGCTCTTCGTTCTCGACCTCCTCGTCGGAGAGGGCGGTTTCGTTCTCGGGGTCCCAGTTGACCAGGTAGTCGCCGCGGTAGATGAGCCCCTCCTCGTGGAGCTGCACGAAGACCTCCTGCACGGCCCGCGTAAAGCCCTCGTCCATCGTGAAGCGCTGGCGGTCCCAGTCGCAGGAGTCGCCGAGCGTGCGCTTCTGGTCCAGGATGAGGTCGCCGTACTCCTCCTTCCAGGCCCGCACCCGCTCCACGAACGCCTCGCGGCCGAGGTCGTGGCGCGTCTTGCCCTCCGCCTCGCGGAGGTCGTCCTCCACGGCATTCTGCGTGGCGATGCCCGCGTGGTCGAGGCCCGGCATCCAGAGGGTCTCGTCCCCCTTCATGCGGTGGATGCGCGTGAGGGCGTCCTGGATCGAGTCCTGCAGCGCGTGGCCGATGTGCAGCCGCCCGGTGACGTTGGGCGGCGGCATCATGATGACGTGCGACGCGGCGTCGCCGTCGGCGTCGGCCGCGAAGAAGCCGTGCTCCTCCCAGTAGTCGTACCACTTGTCTTCGATGTCGGACGGGTCGTAGGCTTTGCTCATCGAAGCCAGGGACGGGGCGTCGTCGGGCATGGTGGAATGCAAACACGTGAATCAGCAAGCGCGCACGACGTCCCCCGCCACGCCACGGCGCTGGGGCCGGGCCGTCGTCCGTGGCAGAGGGACGCAAATACGTTAGGCAACGTAGGGGGCCAGAGCGAGGGATGCCGGACGCATGTCGGGTATTTCATTGAATTTGGGAGCGGCCCGTCGGATCCGTTTCGCTCGATTTTCCCAGTCGCCCCGTCCGCTCGGTAACATCTCTTCCCTCTGGGCGTATCTATTTCTGTCTTTCTCGTTTGTCTCGACACCCGCTCTCCTCCCATGCGGAGCCCGTCCATCGAGGACTATCTCAAAGCCCTCTACAAACTCGAAGACGACGAGGGGGCTCCCGTATCGACCGGTGCCCTCGCGGAGGCGATGGACGTCTCGTCGGCCTCGGCGTCGAACATGATCAAACGCCTCGGCGAGCTCGAGTTTTTAACGTACGAGGCCTACGAGGGGGCCACGCTCACCGATCCGGGACGCACCGTAGCGCTGGAGGTGCTCCGTCACCACCGCCTGCTGGAGCTCTACCTGAAGGAGGTGATGGGCTTCTCGTGGGACGAGATTCACGAGGAGGCCGAAATTCTGGAGCACCACATCTCCGAACGGTTCGAGGACCGCATCGAGGAAATGCTGGGCCACCCGGAGCGCGACCCCCACGGCCACCCCATTCCCGCCCGGGACGGCTCCGTGGACGCCCTCCCCACCCGGTCGCTCGCCGACCTCCCCAAGGGGGACGCCGCCTCCATCGACCACGTCGCCGACGAGGACGGCGAGCTGCTGGACCTGCTCGAACAGCGCGGCCTCCTCCCCGGCGCCACCGTCGAGGTCGCCGACACGCGCCCGCTCGACGGCCTGCTCGTGGTGGCGGTCGACGGGACCGAGCAGCTCATCGGCCGCCCGGTCGCAAAGAAGGTCGTCGTCGAGGCGTAGCCGAACGGGAACCGGCCGGTGCGACGGGTCTGGCGCCCCCACCGAGGGGCACGCGGAACGATTTAGCCACAACTAAATTATTGTATTGCCCCTGACAACTCGAGGCCCGTTCCCACGCGCACAAGACGGTGCGCACCGCCGACTCGTTCGCGTCCGCCCCTTCCCCGCCTCATGCCTGCTCAAGACGCTCTCGACATTCTGATCGTCTCGATACGGGACGGGTTTGTGCAGGTGAGCGCGTTCGTCGCGGTGACCGTTCTGCTGTTTAGTTACCTCCAGTACCGGACCAGCGGCCGCATCGTCACCTTTCTCCGAAACCACCGGCGCATGCAGCCCGTCGCCGGGGCCCTGCTCGGGCTGACCCCGGGCTGCGGCGGGGCCATCGTGGCGATGCCCCTCTACATCCGCGGCACCATCAGCTTCGGGTCCGTCGTGGCCACCCTCGGGGCCACGGCCGGGGACTCGGCCTTCGTGATTCTCGCCATTGCGCCCGGGGCTGGGGTGTACGCCTACGGACTGGCCTTCATCGCGAGCGTGGCGTTTGGCTACGCCATCGACCACTGGGGGCTGGGCGTCCGCCGCATCGACGCGGCCGTCGAGCGCGTTGCGGCCGTGATGCGTCCGGGGGAGGTCGCGGCCTCCAGCGTGGTCGCCGGGGGGCACGGCGCGGCGGCGGGGTCCCCGCAGGCGCCCCGCCCCGGGGATGCCGGCTCGGCGGCCGTTGCGCGGTCCGGCCCGGCCCGCCTCGACGGTGCCCTCCCGGCCCCAGACGCCGCCCCCGCCGGCACGGCCTCCTCCTGCCCGCCCCCGGCCGACGCCTCCGGCCCCTCCGGCGCGACGAGTGGGGCATCCGGCGTACTGACCACCGTTAGCCACGTCGTGCACCTCCTCTGGTGGGGCGTGGCGGCCGCAGGGCTCGTGGCGGGCGTGATGTACCTGGCCCGAGGGGCCCCGGAGGTGGCCATCGAGGTCGCCCCGACCTTCTTCGGGCTCTTCACCGTCGCCGGGGTGACGGGCACGGTGCTCTCGTTCTACCTCTACTTCGTCGGCCGCCACTACATGGACGAAGCGGGGGCCGGTCGCCTCCGCGACCGCTTCGGGAGCACGTACGAGACGTTCCAGCACGCCGCGATGGAGACGTCCATGGTGACGGTGTGGGTGCTCGCGGGCTATCTCCTCTACGAATACACCATGGGCCTTTTCGCCCTCGACCTCAGGGCCCTCTCCACGATGGCCGGCGTGTTTGCGCCGGCGGCGGGGGCGGCACTCGGGCTCGTGCCCGGCTGCACCCCCCAGATCATCTTTGCGCAGCTCTACGCCGTCGAGGAGGTGATCCCATTTTCCGCGCTGGCGGCCAACGCCATCAGCCAGGACGGCGACGCCCTGTTTCCACTCATGGCCATCGACATGAAGGCGGCACTCATTGCGACGATCTACACGACCATCCCGGCGCTGGTCGTTGGGGCCCTCGTGTATTCCCTCTGGCCGTTCGCCCGCTTCGGCTTCGGCGTGCTCGGGTAGGGCGCCTCCGCATCACTCCGCCGGCTGCAGTTCGCGGAGCCGGTCCCACCGGTAGATGCCGCCGCGGTGGCCGTCGTCCCAGGTGATGCGCAGCCCCACGCTGCCCGCCTTCTCGATCCGGACGTCTTTCCAGCGGTTCGTCTGGCGGAAGATGTGAAGGAACCCCGGCTTGGGGATGCGCTCGACCTTCTGCCCCTCACATTCCGCACACGGACACGCCTCCCGCAGCCCGTCGAGCGGAAAGACAGACGCGTGCCCGTCGGCCCACTCAATGTTGAGCCGCTGCATCTTGACGTCGAGCGAGACGCGTTCGGGCGGCGGGATGTCCACGGCGGGG
This window encodes:
- a CDS encoding metal-dependent transcriptional regulator, translating into MRSPSIEDYLKALYKLEDDEGAPVSTGALAEAMDVSSASASNMIKRLGELEFLTYEAYEGATLTDPGRTVALEVLRHHRLLELYLKEVMGFSWDEIHEEAEILEHHISERFEDRIEEMLGHPERDPHGHPIPARDGSVDALPTRSLADLPKGDAASIDHVADEDGELLDLLEQRGLLPGATVEVADTRPLDGLLVVAVDGTEQLIGRPVAKKVVVEA
- a CDS encoding valine--tRNA ligase, translated to MPDDAPSLASMSKAYDPSDIEDKWYDYWEEHGFFAADADGDAASHVIMMPPPNVTGRLHIGHALQDSIQDALTRIHRMKGDETLWMPGLDHAGIATQNAVEDDLREAEGKTRHDLGREAFVERVRAWKEEYGDLILDQKRTLGDSCDWDRQRFTMDEGFTRAVQEVFVQLHEEGLIYRGDYLVNWDPENETALSDEEVENEEREGHLWHVQYPLADAEDESLTIATTRPETMLGDTAIAVHPDDERYEHLVGETAILPLLGREIPIIADERIDSDFGTGALKVTPAHDETDFEIGEDHGLEKITIMSPTGAINEHGGPYEGMDRFDARDRIVEDLEGEGLLVKTEDYMMNVPLSERSEAVIEPLISRQWFVEMEPLAEPAIEAVREGEIEFFPDRWANEYFRWMENIRDWCISRQLWWGHRIPVWYHTDEEGEPDPDQGYVVSIDQPEEGMVQETDVLDTWFSSWLWPFATLGWPEETDDLEKFYPTDVLVSGYDILFFWIARMIMAGYEFTGEPPFKNVFITGMVKDAQGRWMSKSLGNGIDPLEMVDQYGADATRFTLTLLCAQGQDIKLAPSKFEMGRNFANKIWNAFNVFGQFMDRDDAGVPVRDYQRERSFDELELVEQWMLHRLHTAIQDVDDSLDRYRLNEVAERVYDVFWRDYCDWYLELIKPPYGAEMEADKIALAAEIYETLLALLHPLMPFITEELWWKVRPRDEHEACIAADWPTADDEQMDAAAAETFELIQEMISGVRGIKSDYGVGLGQEIEATVSVPVGDEALADTVRRYADYFDKLASVTDLTVETGAEKPRASASVVVGRCEVFVPLAGMIDLDQERERLRGEIEEKKTFLEGVEQKLNNPQFVNKAPDEVVERERQKKKDATAELERLQDNLADLEAV
- a CDS encoding DUF971 domain-containing protein, coding for MDIPPPERVSLDVKMQRLNIEWADGHASVFPLDGLREACPCAECEGQKVERIPKPGFLHIFRQTNRWKDVRIEKAGSVGLRITWDDGHRGGIYRWDRLRELQPAE
- a CDS encoding putative manganese transporter, with the translated sequence MPAQDALDILIVSIRDGFVQVSAFVAVTVLLFSYLQYRTSGRIVTFLRNHRRMQPVAGALLGLTPGCGGAIVAMPLYIRGTISFGSVVATLGATAGDSAFVILAIAPGAGVYAYGLAFIASVAFGYAIDHWGLGVRRIDAAVERVAAVMRPGEVAASSVVAGGHGAAAGSPQAPRPGDAGSAAVARSGPARLDGALPAPDAAPAGTASSCPPPADASGPSGATSGASGVLTTVSHVVHLLWWGVAAAGLVAGVMYLARGAPEVAIEVAPTFFGLFTVAGVTGTVLSFYLYFVGRHYMDEAGAGRLRDRFGSTYETFQHAAMETSMVTVWVLAGYLLYEYTMGLFALDLRALSTMAGVFAPAAGAALGLVPGCTPQIIFAQLYAVEEVIPFSALAANAISQDGDALFPLMAIDMKAALIATIYTTIPALVVGALVYSLWPFARFGFGVLG